The sequence GTGGAAACTTGACCCTCCACCACTTTCATCCCTGcgtgggtgggtaaagggccctgGGAAATGGTCCtggatggggctgggggcaggCGGGGGGGCCTCCAGCCCTGTCAGCCGGCGCAGGGGGTCTTAGCGTGGCTCCAGCGGGGAATCCCCTGTTACATACACCCGCAGGTGCTGTCCCCGCTCCAGCTGCTGTCCCCACGGGGGCTCGGGATGGGGGGGGTGGCTCAGGCTGCCCCTGCCTTCCCCCAGCACTTAAAGACTCCCCCAGCCCGGCTGGATCAGACAGCAAGGAGCAGCTGCAGGGGACGCAACCGGTCCAGCCCGACCCGGTGGGGTAAGTAACCGGCTTGGTGTGGGTGAGCTGGAGCATCCCCTTGCGAATGGGTGGGGGAAGGACAAGGAAAAGGGGACTGTTGAGGGAGAGAAGGTCTCCTTGGGGGTCTGCGCTGGCTCTGCAGAACAAATGAAGCTCATTGGGATGAACCCTGGCTCGGCAGCTCATGCCCTCCACCTTTCTACCTGGTGGTGGGTGCTGCACGTGCCGAATCCGAACCGTGCTGTGCTGGAAAACACCTGCTGGGTGACTCAGCGAGGTGTGGGCAGGAGGCGATGGGAGGTGAGAGAGCTGCAGCCCTGGGATACAGCCATTGCGATGTGGGTTTCTGTGGCCAGGACCAGCAAACAGTGGGCTGGCAAACCTGCCTGGCGCAGGGCTGGGGTGTGCGGGGGGCTGCAGCCCCATGCCCGTACCCCCCATCCATCTCCAACTGATGCTGAGACAGTGGGTGACTTCCCATGGGTGGGCtctgggggaggatttggggtgctgggaggggcCGGGTGGCCCCAGCAGGCAGGCGGCTGTGTGGGAGGTGTTAAGCCCGGCAGCTGCCAGCGGGAGCCAGCGCAGCACCCCCGGGTGCCGCTGGCCGTGGCTCTGCTGTCGGCCACGGTGCAGCTGCGCCTGCCGCTCCTGGGGAGCCCCGGCGGGGTGGCTGGTGGTGACACCGGGGCTCCCACGTGCTGTGGGGGGATGTGGCTGGGTTGGGCTGGGTCTGCTGGAGCCTGCGCCCCTTTGGCACATGATGGCGTCCTCACTGGTGCCCAGCAACTACCAGCTGGAGAGGTTATCCTGTCCTGCTCAATGTCCCTTCCCTGTCCCCTGAGGGCTGTGTTTGGGGCCCTACTGCTGACTGTCCCCATCTTTGCAGGAGCCAGGATGAACGGCTCGGCACCGCTGCCCCCGGGGCACCCCGGCGAGTGTGTGCCCAGCGACCCGGTGCAGTTCCTGCTGGTGCCAGCTGTCTACTGCCTGGTGCTGTGCGTGGGGCTGCCGGGCAACCTGGTGGCCTTGCTGGTCTTCCTGCAGAACGGCAAGGTGAGGAAGGCCATCCGCATCTACCTCATCAACCTCACGCTGGCCGACATCCTCTTCAACCTCACCCTGCCCCTCTGGATCCCTTACTACCTGGCCGGGGGGGACTGGCTGCTCTCGGAGGCTGCGTGCCGCCTGGCCGGGGCCGCTTACTACCTGGCAACCTACAGCGCCATCACCTTCATGGCGCTCATCAGCTTCAACCGGTTCTGCGCggtgcgggcggcgcggcgggagctGCCGCTCACAGGGCGCCGAGGGGCCGCGCTGGCCTGCGCCCTGgcctggctgctggggctgggctgcgcCGTGCCCACCCTGGCCACCCAGCAGACCTTCCCCGCGCGCGCCGGGGCCACCGCCTGCTTCGAGCAGCACGGCCGGCAGCGGGTGTACGCCTACGCCATGGTGGGCTTCTTCGCTGCCGCCTTCCTGGTGGTGCTGGGCACCTACGCCTCCATTGCCTGGGCGCTCTCGGCGCCCGCCGCTGCCTCACCAGGCTCCCACCGGCAGCAGGCGCGTGCCatggtgctggggatgctgctggtgTTCGTGGTCTGCGTGGCCCCCTACCACCTCACGCTGGCCCCCTGGGTGGGCAGCCAGCCCCCCGTGCCGCTCTGCGGGCCCCCCGCCACCCTGGACGTGCTGCACGCATTGAGCGTGGCCCTGCTCAGCCTCAACAGCTGCCTCGACCCCCTTGTCTACTGCTTCTCCATCCGGCGCTTCCGTGCCGACCTGGGACGGACCCTGCGGAAGATCGGCCGCTGCTTCCCACTCTCCCCGCCAGCCCCCGCTGCGCCCGTGCCCAGCGTCCGCACGTCCTCCTTCGCCTCCTCATAGCAGGGTGGGCACCAGGGACCTGCCCCCCGCTGCCCTGGTGCTGTAGTCGGGGTGGGACGGTGTCCCTGGTgccaggatgaggatggggagcaGCATGGGGGGAGCTCTGGCTTCATgcagcccccacctcctcccacccCCACTCTACTCTCTGTGCACCCCCGCACACTCATGGGCCCACAGTTTCCGTTCACGCACAGATCCTGCTCTCTGCATTTGCAAGCACTGGGGGGGCTCACTCTCGCCTGGGATTAAAAATGAGTGAGCCAAAGGCTTCCCCATTCTCTTTGCtggagggtgctgtggggcagagctgggtgtgggGCAGCCACCATCCCCTCACCCCTGGTCACCCAGCCCCATCTCTGCCCTACTCCTGCAGCAGGAGCCAGCACCacggcagctccagccccagtgggctgcaaagccctgcgccccccaccccatcccctgctCACGGGTGGGTGGGCACGgtgggcacagcgcagc is a genomic window of Patagioenas fasciata isolate bPatFas1 chromosome 25, bPatFas1.hap1, whole genome shotgun sequence containing:
- the LOC136112333 gene encoding platelet-activating factor receptor-like, which translates into the protein MNGSAPLPPGHPGECVPSDPVQFLLVPAVYCLVLCVGLPGNLVALLVFLQNGKVRKAIRIYLINLTLADILFNLTLPLWIPYYLAGGDWLLSEAACRLAGAAYYLATYSAITFMALISFNRFCAVRAARRELPLTGRRGAALACALAWLLGLGCAVPTLATQQTFPARAGATACFEQHGRQRVYAYAMVGFFAAAFLVVLGTYASIAWALSAPAAASPGSHRQQARAMVLGMLLVFVVCVAPYHLTLAPWVGSQPPVPLCGPPATLDVLHALSVALLSLNSCLDPLVYCFSIRRFRADLGRTLRKIGRCFPLSPPAPAAPVPSVRTSSFASS